A stretch of DNA from Methanogenium sp. S4BF:
AACTACGCTGGCTCAGACTATTGTGTCTTACCTTCTTGAATCCGGACATCAGGTATGTACAATGGAGAATCCCCGTGATCTTCAGGTACCTGATTCAGTCACACAGTTTTCCGCACTTGATGGAAGCATGAAGAAGACCGGGGAGGTGCTTATACTCATACGGCCGGATCATGTTATATTTGATGAAATTCGAGTGGAGGAGGATTTTCAGGCATATGCAGATATGCGCCTTGCAGGAGTCGGTGCCATTGGGGTTGTCCATTCCCAGACCCCCTGCGATGCCCTGCAGCGGTTTGTTAACAGGGTTGATTTCAGTACCACAGCAAATGCAGTCGATACCCTGATCTTCGTTGATGAAAAAGCGAATATTTCTGTTTACGGAATGAATCTGGTTGTTGGAAAGCCAACAGGAATGCAGGATCTTTCTCACAATTCTCCAATAATCCGACTTTCACGCTGCACAGATGGTGTTTCCATATGTGATGTGTTCTGCTATGAAGGGCAGGTAATTGTTTTGCCTGCAGAGATACATGAAGTGACCACTGTTTCTCCACCTAAAAAAGAACACCCTGCTGTAAAGGAGATGCCAAATAGCGCTCCGGAGGAGAAAGGGGGAGTGATGCCGGAAGAGGAAAATCTTGCGTGGAAGTTGTCAGGACGTGAAATAAAGCAGGAAATTGGTCGTTTTACCGATGGACCCATCGAAGTAAAAATGATTTCTGATAATAAGGCTGTTGTTTATATCGATGACAGGGATGTGCCGGCTGCAATTGGGAAAGGGGGTAAGAATGTTGCAGGCATTGTCAATAAACTGAGTATTGGTATCGATATTAAGCCGCTTTCTGAATTCGGACCGGTAACTGATGAAGTTTCCGAGGAAGGAAGGCCATCAGGAGAAGGTCTTGCTTCGAATGGCCAGTCAATTGACCTTAATGTCGACAAAAAGAATCTTACCGTGAGATCCCCGGAAAACAGCGGAAGAATCGTTGATGTATTTGGTGGAAAAGAATACCTTTTCACAGCAACGGTGAATGATAATGGTGAAATTATCATCTCAAAGACCAGTGGAATTGCACAGGACATGCTGCGCCGGTATAAGGAGGGTGAGTCAATTCGCCTTAAGCCGGTAGGAAACTAACTTTATTTTTGGGAACAATATTTCAGGGATTACCTTTCAGAGTGGGGCGATATACGTGCAATCATTTGATATGAAAAACTTTGAAGAAAAATATGGGAAAATCTGGCGGTCACAGTTTGAATCAGACCCCGGTACGAGTGATAAATTCTACCTGAACGTTGCATATCCCTATCCGTCCGGTGCAATGCATGTAGGACATGGGAGAACATACATTGTGCCAGATGTTATCGGGCGCTTCTGGAGAATGAAAGGGTGCCAGGTGCTGTATCCGATGGCATTTCATGTTACCGGCACTCCTGTTATCGGTATATCACGCAGGATTGCCGCAGGAGATGAGAAGACAATCAGACTCTATTCTGATCTCTACCGTGTACCGCAGAAGACGCTGGATACATTTATAGAGCCGATGGCAATCGTCCATCATTTCAGTCAGGAATATGAGCGGGTAATGAGCCGGTGTGGTCTTTCCATTGACTGGAGAAGGCGGTTTACTACCGTTGACCCGACATACTCCAAATTTATTGAATGGCAGTATCTTCATCTGCATGACCAAAACAGGGTGGTGCGGGGTGCCCATCCGGTAAAATATTGTATGGGATGCGACAATCCTGTCGGTGATCATGACCTCCTCGAAGGAGAACATGCAGAGATTGTCAAGTACGTGCTGGTTATGTTCAGCTGGAATGAGTATATCATTCCCTGTGCCACCCTCAGGCCTGAGACGACCTATGGTGTGACAAATCTCTGGGTGAACCCTGATGTCATGTACCGGAAGGTTCGTGTCGATGGCCAGAAATGGATTCTCTCCCCTGAGGCAACAGAAAAGATCCGTCTGCAGGATCACGATGTAATCGTGGATGGAGATATCTCCGGTGCAGATCTGGTTGATCAGACGGCGTTTAATCCTCTTAGTGGGGATGTGCAGATTTTACCGGCGGGCTTTGTCGATCCTGATATGGCAACAGGCATTGTGATGAGTGTACCGGCTCATGCACCATTTGACTATATTGCGCTCCGCGACCTTCAGCAGCAGGGAAAATACCTGAATATTACTCCGGTGCCTCTGATTACTGTCGAAGGGTATGGCAGATGCCCTGCCCAGGATGCGGTTGAGCGGGCAGGTATCAGCAACCAGAATGATCCGGCCATGGAAGTCCTGACACAGGAAGTGTATAATGCAGAACACTCAAAAGGACGGATGCTTCCGGAATATGGTGGAAAACCGGTAAAAGAAGCGCGTGACGAGATTTCTGAACTTATGCTTGAGCGCTACGGCTCTGCAGTGATGTTTGAGTTTGACAACAGGAATGTCATCTGCCGTTGTGGAACACGGGTGTATGTCAGGATTTTGCACGACCAGTGGTTCCTGAAATACAGCGACCCGGAATGGAAGGAGAATGTTCATAGTGATCTGGAATCTGTGACATTAGTGCCTCCTGAAGTCAGGGCAGAATTTTCCCGCACTATTGACTGGCTCAACGACTGGGCATGTACACGGAGAATTGGGCTGGGGACCAAAGTGCCATGGGATAAAGACTGGCTGGTTGAACCGCTGTCTGATTCTACCATGTATATGTCATACTATACCATATCCCACAAAATCCGGAACATTGAACCTGGGCTGCTCACCCCGGATGTCTTTGATTATATCTTCCTTGGTCAGGGAGATCCCCAAAGCGTTCCCCGGGAAATTCTTGATGAGCTCAGGCAGGAATTCCTGTACTGGTATCCGTATGACTTCCGTTTCTCAGCAAAGGATCTCATCTCCAATCACCTGACATTCCAGCTGTTCCACCATGACGCCCTTTTCCCTCCTGAACTGCGGCCGCAGGGTATGGTTATCTTTGGAATGGGTCTCTTGGAAGGAGCCAAGATGTCTTCATCCAAGGGAAATGTGATTCTTCTTGAGGATGCCCTTGACGAATTCGGTGCCGACACAGTCCGGATGTTCCTTGTAGGCAGTGCCGAACCGTGGCAGGACTTTGACTGGAGGAATGAACTGGTATCTTCTGTCCGTAAACAGATAGAACGGTTCTGGAACACCATCAACGATGGCATTCAGTCTGAAGACACCTACGATATTGATGCCTGGGTCCTTTCACGAATGCAGAAGCATATTGAGATGACAACAAATGCCCTTGAATCCTTCCAGACCCGTCAGGCGCTGCAGGAGGCCTACTTCAGCATTGAATCGGATCTGAAATGGTACCGTCGCCGTCTTCCGGAGGGAATCCGCAGTTCAGCGGTTATCAATACCATCGCACCGGTATGGGTTCGGCTGCTTGCACCATTTATCCCTTACACCTGTGAAGAACTCTGGACTATGGTTGGTTCAGGTGAACCGGTTGGGTTTGCGTCCTGGCCACAGCCTGACTCTTCCCTTGTCAACACAGGCCTTGAACTGTCAGAAGAACTTCTGTCCCGGACAGTGGAGGATATTGAATCCATTATACGCCTGATTCAGATCGAGACAGAATCAATCACTCTCTATGTGGCCCCTGAATGGAAGTGGGATATCTTCCGTATCATCGCCTCCGCATCTGACCGTAAGAAGGTGATGGGCGAGATTATGAAGAATGATGAGATGAAGAGCCGCGGGAAGGAGGCAACAGATGCCGCAAAACAGATCACAAACCAGATACACCGCTTCCCACCTGAACTGGTGTCTTCGATTGCTGCGAACAAGCTGGACGAACTGGCTGTATTTAATGAAGTGAGGGACTTCCTGCAGCGTGAGTTTGGTGTCTCAGTCTCAGTTATCAATGCTGAAGAGAGTTCTCATCCCAAGGCACGGGCAGCACTGCCATTCAAACCGGCAATAGTTGTTCAGTAAAAGGGAATAAAAATTATTCTGCTTTTTTTGCAGCTTTTTCTGCATTCTTTTTCCGTTCTTTTGTGTTATAGCCGGTGACATGCTCCAGATACTGCCGGAATCTTCTGTTTGTATCAAGGACCATTTCATTTGCCTCGTCTTCACTGAGACGATCAAATATCGACATGTCTGAATCCGAATCTACAATCAGGGTTTTTCCTTTCTCACCGGTATATACTTCAAAACGTTTGAATGATCCATACGAGATGAGGTAGTGCCCCTCATTTTCCTCTGCTGTCTCACCAAAGAATTCTGTAAGGCCATCTACCATTCTTGTCGCAAATTCTTTGGTATATCCCCTTTTAATTGGATATTCCTGCATACCAGATGTATTGACGTCAGATATTATGATTGTTGGTCTTGACTCTATAGATAATCAGGCATCTGAAATCTCCTCATACTGAAATCCTTTTTTATACTTGTGCCAACTCATTACCAGTATAGAGGTATCAAGGACTGTGATGGAGATGGATGACATAAGAATTAAATCCCGTGACCCTGAAGGGGAGAACCTCGTTGTATTGCTGGGGTTCCCCGGCAGTGGGCTTGTCGGGAGTATAGCACTTGCCCATATGATCGATGAGTTGAAGTTTGACCATATTGGGAATATCACCAGCAAATATTTTCCGCCGCTTGCAATGATGGTTGACGGGATTGTCAACGCCCCGATGCGGATATTTCAGAAAGACCAGTATATTCTTATCATTTCTGATGTTCCCATTCATCCAATGATCTGTTATGAAGTGGGGAATGGCATCCTGGAATGGCTCTCTGCGTTTCCGGTAAGTAAAGTGGTGGTTGTAGCAGGGATTGTCACAAATGACGTTGAAAAACGGGTTTTCGGGGTTGCAACCGAGAAAACTGGACTTGAAATGATCAGTGACAAAACAGAGATTCTCCCCATGGGAAGCATCACCGGAATTGCAGGGACTGTTCTTACTGAGTGTAAGGTAAACGGCACACTGGCAATCGGACTTATGGGGGAATCGGTGAATGCCCCGGATCCCCGGGCTGCAGCATCCGTAATGACTGTTCTGAATGAACTGTTTGGATTTGGTGTGAGTATTGATCCACTGATTGAACAGGCAACTGAAATTGAGGCATCGTTGCAGCAGATGGCAGAACAGGTTGAACAGGCTGAACAGCAACCGGTGAAGAAAGAACACCTTCCGATGTACGGGTGATGATGATGGATTGTACGCTTAAGTGTATTGCACTCACCGGGATTGGGCCACATGTCATTGAAGAACTGAAGAAAGGGAAGCCACGCACGCTGGAGCTTCAGAGCGCACACAACCTGATCTCTCTAACGGTGGTATCACCTGGCGATGTTGTGTTGCTGACACCGGTAGATCTGGATGACTTTACTGCCGGAGACCGGGGAATTATAGTGCAGGTGATCTCTTTGACGATCAATATGAAACGGCTGGTAGAATACGCGGCTCCCTATCATTATGAAGAACGTGAACGGATGTCTGCGCGGATTCAGGTGCGATATCTGAATGGTGCGATGGCAAAGTCCGTGGAAGGCACCGGATGGGGAGAACCCACCTATGTGGAAGTAATTCGCCCGTCTCATTATCGTGCAGGATGATATCTCATCCATTCATTTTATCATCCATAAAAGCAACCTTATAACGCAGAATCTGTTGGATCTGTGGCTTAGCCAGGATATAGCGCCGGGCTTCTAACCCGGACGTCGGGGGTTCGAATCCCTCCAGGTCCGTTTATTCTTTTATCTTATTTTAGCAGAATCAGACATCGTCCATTATATGGATCCGGGTGATGTTCGGTGCCGCATGTGAAATTGTTTTGGATGGTCGTTTTATCGCAGTGACTGTTGTGTGTATTTCGTGATCATTTTATGATATAGGGTCCATGCAGGCTCCGACCCTTCTGGTGTTTATCATAATGCAGTGCTGGACATTTCTGTATGCTGTACCAGTGAACCCATTGTTCATTCGCTTCTCTTCACGTATATCCTGAAGAGAGGGCTGGCACAGGTGTTCAGTCAACTTTCATGACGACAATGATGTATTGATTTCAAACAACAGCGACCGCGGCGTCAGGCTCTGTAGCTTTGATTGGAATTCACGAAGTTAATTATAACATACGTGTCTGGTCGAAAATATCAGAAGGTCCGGAAACTGAATTGTTTCTTCCCGGGATGCGAGCGACTGGATACTATTTTCCTGAAGAACAGGGTGGCCAGGGAAGGTACTAAAAATGAGTATGTCACAAAAAAAATTAAAGGATTTTTGTGCCGGGCTCTACGTCATCGTTTGGAATCAGGAGTGATGCAGTATCCCCTGCTGCAAGAATCATCCCATCGCTCTCTACGCCAAAGAGTTTTGCTTTCTTCAGGTTTGTCACCACAACAACGGATTTTCCTGCCAGTTCTTCAGGAGTGTAATACTGGGCAATTCCACTGACTATCTGGCGTTCTTCATCTCCAAGGGTTACCTGGATTTTGAGCAGTTTCTTCGACCCCTCAATTTTTTCTGCCGAGAGAATCTTTGCAACCTTTAGTTCAACCCGTGCAAATTCATCTATGCTGATCCGTTCGTCTGTCTGAACTTCTGTATTCTGATTCTCTGTATTTTCTTTCATTTCTGCTTCCTGAATCCTTTTTGTCATAATTTCTTCGAGTGTGTTCAGTGTGTCATCTTCAATTTTTGCAAATAGAATGGACGGTTTTGGAAGATTATTGTGTGCAAATCCTTCTGTTGCTTCTGTGATGGTGTGCGCTGCAACACTGTCGGTATATCCCAGCATCTCCCATGCTTTCTGTGATTCTTCCGGAAGGAGTGAATCAAAGAGCAATGTGCATGCCTTTGCAATCTGCATACAATTAAGGATCACCGATTCTGCTGCCTGACGGTCTTCTTTTATCAGTTTCCATGGTGCATTATTCTGAATATATGAGTTGCCATACCCGGCGAGTGCCATCATCTCATCGATTGCGTTCTTGAACTCATAGCGTTCCATCTCAGTATTGACACTGTCGAGTGTTGTCTGAATTCTCTCACAGATTTCAGCATCCGGTTTTCCTTCAGGAATGCCTCCCAGTTTGTTTGCAGCAAAATGGAGTGTCCGGTACAGGAAATTGCCCAGGGTATCTACCAGTTCGTTGTTGATCCTTTCCTGGAATATCTTCCATGAGAAGTTGAGTTCTTTGGTATGTGATGTATAGGCAAGCAGATAATACCGGAGATAATCTGCAGGAAGCCCCTGATCCAGATAATCATCGTTTGTCCAGATTACATAACCGCGTGACTTGGAGAAGGTCTTGTCATTGATTTTAACCATGCCGCTTGCGACCACTGCATCTGGTGTTGCATACCCTGCACCTTTCAGAATTGCGGGCCAGAAGACACAGTGGTGATATATGATATCCTGTCCGATAAAATGGACGATTGGCTGACTGCCGCGCCAGAATTGTTCCCAATTGCCATTGTTCTCCTTTGCCCATTCTTCGGTGAATGCCATGTATCCGATTGGTGCATCAACCCAGACATAAACAACCAGATCCTCATTGCCGGGAAATTTCACTCCCCAGTTCAGTGTTCGTGTGATGCACCAGTCATGCAGTCCTTCTTTGAGCCACCCGATTGCATAATTCCGTGCATTCGTTGTACCACCCAAATCCGGAAGGTAATCCTGCAGAAATTCGCTGAAATCACCGAGCCTGAAGAAATAATGCTCCTGATCTCTGAGTTCTGCATTTCCTCCGCAGACTTTGCAGACGGGCTCCGTGATCTCACCCGGCTCCAGGTGTTTCCCGCATCCCTGATCGCATTCATCTCCACGCGCATGGGCGCCACAGTGCGGGCAGATTCCTTCTACATACCTGTCCGGGAGAAACATACTGCATTTGGGGCAGTAACTCTGGCTTATTGTTTTTTGATAGACATGCCCATTGTCGATGAGTGACTGTACAATTTTCCGCGTCCGCTGGTGATTTGTGGGATCATCTGTCATGCCAAACCGGTCGAAAAAGACATTCATCCGTTTAAATGTCGAATCAAAGTGGTTATGGTATATCTCTGATATTTCACGGGGGGTCTTGCCGCTTTGGTCAGCGGAGATAACGATGGGAGTCCCATGATTATCTGAACCACAGATAAAGAGAACCTCTTTTCCAGAATGGCGAAGATGGCGGACATAGAAGTCGGCAGGGACATATGTACGCAGGTGCCCGATATGGCAGTGCCCGTTGGTGTACGGAAGTCCGCAGGTTACCAGCAGAGGTGAATCACTCATGCCTAATTTTTTTGCATTTGATGGTATAAATACATAATATCAATGAATAAGCGCAGAAATCTCCCGGTCTGGTCTTTTGGTGGGGAAGAGCCTGATCCGGATGTACCCACTCTTGCAGCCTGGGCAGGCAGGCAAAAAGACGTGGACTGTGATCTCCTGTCATTTAAGATAGAGCGCTCACTGGGGGACCAGAAAGGGATTGATCGCCTGGCCTATGGGGGGATGTTCTACAAAGACAGGGTGTATGATTCTCTTGGAGGTATCCGTTCGGGATTTCTGTGCGAAGAGCCATGGGTGCGCCCTGAATCACTTCGTGCTGATGCTTCGCGCGCAGTTGCATTCTCCCGAAAGGTCTGGGCAGTCCTGCCTTCCCCAGCGCAGCTGAAGATTGAAGACGGGATATTCCATGACCGTGAGGAATATGAGAGTGTTCTCTGCAGTTTGTATGGGCTCATGATGCGTGAGATCCGTGATGCAGGGGTATATGGAACCATTCTTGTTGGTGAACAGTTCTCCACGATTGAGCGTGAAATGCTTCCCGGGAGGCGGGTATTTCTCCACTCTCTTTCAGGGAGTTCCCGGGCAGTCTCAGGTATTCTTGAAGTCCAGAGTTCTCTGTCTCTTCCTGCCCACCGCCTCCCTGTCATTCCGGACTTGCTTGATGAGTATGAGATACGATCATTAAGTGTGATTGATGGAACAGAAAAGGATTTTTCGGGCCTTCTTACTTATTTCGATGCAGATGATCTTACCGCAGGCGGACTTTCGCCCGGTGGTGGGAAAAATTACTGGGAAGGCATATCCTCACACGCCTTTGTTTTGGTGTGAGATTCTGCCTCTCAGAGTATGTCCAGCATATTCCGGCCTGACTGTGTCATTCCCGGAACTGCCACCTTTCTCTCAATGAGCATTACGGCAATTGTTGTAATGGTCACGAGAATCAGGTACCCAATCCCGACAATCATGAATACTTCTGTAAATTCAAAGTATTTTGTTGCGACCATTTTTCCTGCTCCTGTCAGTTCAATAACGGTGAGCATGTAGGCAAGGGATGAATATTTGATGAGATAAATAAATTCATTTGAAAGTCCGGGAATAGCCCGTATGAGTGCCTGAGGGAGAATAATGTGGCGGACTGCCTGCATTCTGGTCATCCCAAGGGCCTGTGCCGCAATAATCTGTCCTTCTTTAACAGAACTGATTGCTCCCCTGATATATTCAGAGTTATAGGCACCATTGCACATAATGAATCCTACAAGGGATGCGACAAATGCTGAAAGAGTAATCCCTATCGAAGGCAATCCGAAGTAAAGGATGAAGAGCATCAGAAGGAGTGGTGTTCCCTTGATGAATGCGACCGCACCCTTGCAGAGAAGGGAAATGGGTTTTGACCCATAGGTCCGACCGATAGCGACAAGAATTCCAAGAATCAGTCCAAAGGGCGCGGTAAGCAGGATCAGTTTAAGCGTGACTACCAACCCTTCCAGCAGAACCGGGAGGAGTATCTGGAATAAAAATTCAGATTGATCCATCGCTTTAATCTCCGTTTATACTGTCAAACTGGCCGATGAAATTCTTGCAACGCTCAAATTTCGAGTCACTCATGAGTTCTTCCGGTGATCCCTGTTCTTTGATTTCACCGTGCTCCATGAACATGATACGGTTTGCGACAGAACATGCAAATCCCATCTCATGGGTTACCACAAGCATCGTCATCCCTGCGAGAGCCAGTTTCTTCATCACTTCAAGGACTTCCCTCGTTAACTCCGGGTCCAGCGCTGAGGTCGGTTCATCAAAGAGGATCACATCAGGGTCCATTGCAAGTGCACGGGCAATTGATACCCGCTGTGCCTGACCTCCGGAGAGTTCTGCCGGGTAGTGCTCTGCCCACTCCTCCATGCCCACCTGTCTGAGTTCTTTGAGTGCTTTTTCTCTGGCCTCTTTTGGTTTCATCCCCTTGACTTTGATGAGAGCGATTTCTACATTTCGCACCGCTGTCAGGTGATCAAAGAGGAAAAAATTCTGGAAGACCATTCCGATTCTCTGCCTGAAATGATTAATTTGTTTGCCTGAATTGGTGACTTCCTCATCTCCAAGCCAAACAGAACCCTGGTCCGGCTGGGTCAGCAGGTTGATGCAGCGCAGAAGAGTACTTTTTCCTGTACCGGATGGACCGATGAAACAGATGGTCTCTCCTTTTGTCACATCAAACGAGACTCCTTTTAGCACCTCAAGTTCTCCAAAGGATTTGTGTATATTTTCAACTCTGAGTATTCTCTCTTTGTTCTCCATATTATGCAGCTCCTGTTCCAAATCCGGGGATTTCTATCTTCTTTTCTATCAGATGTATGACTTTCATTCCTGCATAATTTAGGAGAATGAATATTCCGGCGCAGGTGAGATATATTGGCATGGTTATGTAGGTCTGAGAGACGATCTGTGATGTTCGTGTCATGAGCTCCATAACGCCGATGGCGTAACAGACTGCAGAATCGGTAAGGATATTGGGATACTCATTTGACCACCCCGGAAGTGCAACACGTACGGCCTGTGGAAGTATGACATTTCTGATGCTCTGGAGTTTTGTCATTCCAACAGAACGTGCTGCAATCATCTGCCCCTCACTCACTGACTGTATTGCCCCGCGGAATATCTGTGACTGATAGGCTGCACCTCTCAGCCCCAGTACAGTGGCACCAACGAAGAATGCGGGGATGTCCATCCCGAGTCCTGGAAAAATACCGAAATAGAAGAGGAATAACAAAACAAGGACAGGGAGGCCACGAAAGAACCACACATAAATGCCTATTAAAAAGCGAACCGGACGTTTGCCATATACCTGTCCAACTGCCATTGGCAGACCAAAAACCACACCTAAGAGGAGCGCAGATGCGACAAGACCGAGGGTGGCAAAAATTCCCCCAATGAGGTATGGGAACCATTCTATGATAACTGCTGAGAAATCCATTAACAACACTTGAAATCCCGTTTATCCCGAAACATATCTGTGTTATGCACGTACATAGCACAACATGTATCTACAGGATAGTGTGTGGTAGTATGCAATAGAAGTTGTGGAGTTAGTTTCTCCACCATTTCTTCACTTATTCGGTCATTTCGTACTTTGTTTTCAGCTCTTCCCAGTAGGGATCGGCCATGAGTGCGGTGATGCCCTCATTTATCTGGTTTAAGAGTTCGACGTCATCCTTACGGATGGCCACACCGTACTCTTCGCCGGTGTTAATCTCACCGACAATGACAATTGGCTTCCCGGCAATTGCATCGAGCATGGGGGGTTTGTCATAGATTGCCGCATCTAACCGTTTGTTTTTCAGGTCTTCTGATACCAGTGGGAAATTGTCATAGGTCTTCAGGTTTTCCTTTGGCATGAGGCCTGTGTCGATGAGGTTCTCTTCAACCCAGATCTGTCCGGTGGTGCCGCGCTGTGCACCAATAACAAGTGTACCGGCCTTGAAGTCATCGAGTGTGTATCCTGAGTCTTCATGCACTGCAACGGACTGGTTTACCACCCAGTACGGGATGGAGAAATTGACTTTTTCTTTCCGCTCGTCAGTGATGGTCATTCCGGCGTAGACCATGTCAATCTTGCCGTTCATGAGTGCAGGAATGATACCGTCCCACGCCATTGGCTGAATTTTTACGTCAAAACCCTGCTTTTCTGCAATCCACTTAACGGATTCGACATCAAATCCCTGGGCATTTCCTTCAGAGTCAATGTAACTGTATGGGGGATACTCTCCGTCGATACCAACAATGTACAGGGTTTTTTCCGGTACATCGCTCTGCACTGGTGCAGATGTTGCTTCAGATGAAGTGCAGCCGGCAAATGCGACTGTCACTGCCATGATGAGAACAAGAACCAATCCCAATCCTTTGTGATTCATCAGACCTTTTTTTGCAGAGATATTAATTATATCTTATGAATTGTATCTTCGGGGAGAAAAGGGGGAAATATATCACTATATGTCAGACAGTATCTGCAACCTGAACCAGTTCATCGAAGCATCGTGCTTTTTTCAGGAAAAGAAGTGATACCTTATCTTTCAGAGTTAATGTGAATGTGCCACCTGCTGCAGGGGGATGTCCACCACCGGAAAATTTCCGTGCAATGAGATGGCTGATGGGAACTGCTGAACGTATGGAAAATCTGCCATTTGTCCCATATATCACTTCAATATCGGTGTTATAGAGGGCTCGTATCTCGTGGGCAGTCTCACTCGGGTATCCAAAGAGTGGGGCAAATGCAATTCTGTACCGTGACTCAATTATTTTCATCCGTCTGATGCTCTTTTTTATTGCATCCTGACGTTCTTTTTCAATAGTCCGGTATTCTTCATTAATCCAGGCATCGGTGATAATCCCTTCTGCCAGACGATCGCGGACTGGATTCAGATTGACTCTTTTTGTGCAGATCTGACCCAGCATTTTTGAGCGTGGATCAGCGTTCCTCCAGAGATCATAATCACAGACAACCCGGACGACTTCTTCAGCTGTCTTATCACCAGGCAGAAGATCTCCTGAGCATATCGCCGCTGCGCACCGTGTCGTATCTACGATGCAGGTTGCGCCGGTCTTCTTAACGGAAAGAAGCTCCTCGTCTGTCCATCGATGGTGGTCACGCCAACAGACTTCCCACCCGTTCTTTATGGCTGCTCTCACCATTTTATCTGCATCTTTACAGTAGCCAAGATCGGAGATGCTGAGGAGGTGACCTTTCCCCGGTAGTGCACCGATGTCACGCAGGAATGATGGAAATGAACCGACTGATGACCATATGGTAAATATGGTGCCATATTTCATCCGGTGCACTGCATCACACCCTGCTGCATCAAGATCATTGTGTGAGAGGTGAACAATCTCTGTTTTACGTTCAGAAACTGCTTTCAGCAGATTATCTCTCTTTGAGTTTGAATTTCCCTTTTTCTCCCCCATGATATCGATATAGTTTGGGGGTGGGGGGATAAATATCCTGAGGAGTCTGCTAAGAATCAAATAGAATGATTTATCTCCATGTATGTTCTACACTAATCCTCAAGCCTTAGTAGCTCAGACTGGGAGAGCGCCAGACTGAAGATCTGGTTGTCGCCGGTTCAAATCCGGCCTGAGGCACTTCTTTTATGGTTTATTTTAAATAGACGTCAGTTTATTTCCAGTCCCTTTTTGCCTTTCGTACATTCGGAATACGTTGAAACAAGATTGCCTCACCTGTCAACAATCTA
This window harbors:
- a CDS encoding proteasome assembly chaperone family protein, which translates into the protein MDDIRIKSRDPEGENLVVLLGFPGSGLVGSIALAHMIDELKFDHIGNITSKYFPPLAMMVDGIVNAPMRIFQKDQYILIISDVPIHPMICYEVGNGILEWLSAFPVSKVVVVAGIVTNDVEKRVFGVATEKTGLEMISDKTEILPMGSITGIAGTVLTECKVNGTLAIGLMGESVNAPDPRAAASVMTVLNELFGFGVSIDPLIEQATEIEASLQQMAEQVEQAEQQPVKKEHLPMYG
- a CDS encoding DUF5611 family protein; protein product: MQEYPIKRGYTKEFATRMVDGLTEFFGETAEENEGHYLISYGSFKRFEVYTGEKGKTLIVDSDSDMSIFDRLSEDEANEMVLDTNRRFRQYLEHVTGYNTKERKKNAEKAAKKAE
- the leuS gene encoding leucine--tRNA ligase, whose amino-acid sequence is MKNFEEKYGKIWRSQFESDPGTSDKFYLNVAYPYPSGAMHVGHGRTYIVPDVIGRFWRMKGCQVLYPMAFHVTGTPVIGISRRIAAGDEKTIRLYSDLYRVPQKTLDTFIEPMAIVHHFSQEYERVMSRCGLSIDWRRRFTTVDPTYSKFIEWQYLHLHDQNRVVRGAHPVKYCMGCDNPVGDHDLLEGEHAEIVKYVLVMFSWNEYIIPCATLRPETTYGVTNLWVNPDVMYRKVRVDGQKWILSPEATEKIRLQDHDVIVDGDISGADLVDQTAFNPLSGDVQILPAGFVDPDMATGIVMSVPAHAPFDYIALRDLQQQGKYLNITPVPLITVEGYGRCPAQDAVERAGISNQNDPAMEVLTQEVYNAEHSKGRMLPEYGGKPVKEARDEISELMLERYGSAVMFEFDNRNVICRCGTRVYVRILHDQWFLKYSDPEWKENVHSDLESVTLVPPEVRAEFSRTIDWLNDWACTRRIGLGTKVPWDKDWLVEPLSDSTMYMSYYTISHKIRNIEPGLLTPDVFDYIFLGQGDPQSVPREILDELRQEFLYWYPYDFRFSAKDLISNHLTFQLFHHDALFPPELRPQGMVIFGMGLLEGAKMSSSKGNVILLEDALDEFGADTVRMFLVGSAEPWQDFDWRNELVSSVRKQIERFWNTINDGIQSEDTYDIDAWVLSRMQKHIEMTTNALESFQTRQALQEAYFSIESDLKWYRRRLPEGIRSSAVINTIAPVWVRLLAPFIPYTCEELWTMVGSGEPVGFASWPQPDSSLVNTGLELSEELLSRTVEDIESIIRLIQIETESITLYVAPEWKWDIFRIIASASDRKKVMGEIMKNDEMKSRGKEATDAAKQITNQIHRFPPELVSSIAANKLDELAVFNEVRDFLQREFGVSVSVINAEESSHPKARAALPFKPAIVVQ
- a CDS encoding PINc/VapC family ATPase; the protein is MILVPDTSVVIDGRITSMIREGEYNGSTIIIPEAVVAELESQANQGREIGFSGLIELQQLSDMAGEGIIELQYVGKRPSLEQVKLASGGEIDALIRNVALEYEDVQFITSDIVQAEVAKAKGLDVLYLKPQVGEFSPLSIDQFFDETTISVHLKERVKPTARKGTIERSEIVSLREAPLSEYELRQMAQEILERAKRDPDGFIEVERKGVTVVQIGSMRIAIVRRPFSDGMEITAFRPVLREQYNPNLLSSEIKKRLEHKSSGILIAGPPGSGKTTLAQTIVSYLLESGHQVCTMENPRDLQVPDSVTQFSALDGSMKKTGEVLILIRPDHVIFDEIRVEEDFQAYADMRLAGVGAIGVVHSQTPCDALQRFVNRVDFSTTANAVDTLIFVDEKANISVYGMNLVVGKPTGMQDLSHNSPIIRLSRCTDGVSICDVFCYEGQVIVLPAEIHEVTTVSPPKKEHPAVKEMPNSAPEEKGGVMPEEENLAWKLSGREIKQEIGRFTDGPIEVKMISDNKAVVYIDDRDVPAAIGKGGKNVAGIVNKLSIGIDIKPLSEFGPVTDEVSEEGRPSGEGLASNGQSIDLNVDKKNLTVRSPENSGRIVDVFGGKEYLFTATVNDNGEIIISKTSGIAQDMLRRYKEGESIRLKPVGN
- a CDS encoding DUF473 domain-containing protein; amino-acid sequence: MDCTLKCIALTGIGPHVIEELKKGKPRTLELQSAHNLISLTVVSPGDVVLLTPVDLDDFTAGDRGIIVQVISLTINMKRLVEYAAPYHYEERERMSARIQVRYLNGAMAKSVEGTGWGEPTYVEVIRPSHYRAG